From the genome of Novipirellula aureliae, one region includes:
- a CDS encoding peroxiredoxin family protein: MPNDGIRFTDVAQSQPITVDDFSDLTFTNEAGITVKLADIMSKDYLVLVITRGWNNGVCIYCVSQTSRWARRYEELAEYNAQLAVVFPVETQTDATHSSDLSSRIRKAPIDNDRIPFPILLDVNLAGVDQLGIRSQLAKPSTYIIDRKGRVRFAYVGESIADRPTVDSILSQLSQIVSSQ; the protein is encoded by the coding sequence ATGCCCAATGACGGCATCCGCTTCACGGACGTTGCCCAGTCACAGCCAATCACGGTTGACGATTTTTCAGACCTGACGTTCACGAATGAAGCTGGGATCACAGTCAAATTGGCAGATATCATGTCGAAGGATTACCTCGTTTTGGTGATCACCCGAGGCTGGAACAATGGCGTTTGCATTTATTGTGTCTCGCAAACGTCGAGGTGGGCACGTCGCTACGAGGAACTTGCGGAATACAACGCTCAGCTAGCGGTTGTGTTCCCGGTTGAAACGCAAACCGATGCAACTCATTCGAGCGATTTGAGTTCTCGCATTCGGAAAGCTCCGATTGACAATGATCGCATTCCCTTTCCGATTTTGTTGGATGTGAATCTAGCAGGCGTCGACCAACTCGGGATTCGATCACAGCTTGCCAAGCCGTCGACCTACATTATCGACCGAAAGGGACGCGTTCGGTTTGCCTACGTTGGTGAATCGATCGCTGACCGTCCCACGGTCGATTCCATTCTAAGTCAACTCAGCCAAATCGTGTCCAGTCAATAG
- a CDS encoding DNA-binding protein gives MADYLSLEDAAKKLGISTDRLVELRSQGQVRGFRDGASWKFPVDAIDNLADELADSRGGSGDLVGDFGYDSGMSVESGAKIIGGDEPQGDGGSDIEVGGETSADGSGGSDVNLVASLSDDGEGSDVSLVASDDDKEGISDSDFLFDEDKNPIVEIDSAELQLDGPAIEHDSAMLDISGDGEGSDVSLDDVLKEAADSSKSGLSFSGISEEDSDDVLIGEDDEDSVDVLVDEAALSKSGSAASASGMSSLELMDDLDSPIDVKGNTDDALKASGDVLSELDLLGGEQSGSGLISGDSEDLLASSSLGSSLELMGMSDESSDDLMIADDDDDLVISSAESDLSVAGDSGINLMSPSDSGLSLESEPLDLASSSISSLDLGKDDGNGSGSGVDFQADEDFQLSPSGIGLEAEPESGSQVIEVEDSQPIDVEVAAFDDPAVGLPGDEFGAEAVDGFTDAGGFDDGDGFGQEAEEVGIESTSSRAAVGAAATGTIGYEVPFSLLQCVALVMIIAIMSLGGMLMTDLLRNMWTYTEPSAPVSSLTDSLISLMGLNP, from the coding sequence ATGGCTGACTATCTATCCTTAGAAGATGCTGCGAAGAAACTCGGAATTTCGACCGACCGATTGGTAGAACTGCGTAGCCAAGGCCAAGTTCGTGGCTTCCGTGATGGGGCAAGTTGGAAATTCCCCGTCGATGCCATTGACAACCTGGCAGACGAATTGGCTGATTCTCGCGGAGGTTCGGGCGATTTAGTGGGTGACTTCGGTTACGACTCTGGCATGTCGGTTGAAAGCGGGGCAAAAATCATTGGCGGTGATGAGCCGCAAGGGGATGGCGGCAGCGATATTGAAGTCGGTGGCGAAACGAGCGCCGACGGCAGCGGTGGCAGTGATGTCAATTTAGTCGCAAGTCTGTCCGACGATGGCGAAGGTAGCGATGTCTCACTCGTTGCCAGCGACGACGATAAAGAGGGGATCTCGGACAGTGACTTCCTATTCGATGAGGACAAAAACCCGATCGTAGAAATCGATTCCGCTGAATTGCAGCTCGATGGTCCTGCTATCGAACACGATTCGGCGATGCTAGATATATCGGGTGACGGGGAGGGTTCGGACGTCAGTCTCGATGATGTGCTCAAAGAAGCTGCTGACAGCAGTAAGAGTGGTTTGAGTTTCTCTGGGATCAGTGAAGAGGACAGCGACGACGTTTTAATTGGTGAGGATGACGAAGATTCCGTCGATGTTTTGGTCGATGAAGCGGCTTTATCCAAGTCGGGTTCAGCCGCCAGCGCATCGGGGATGAGCAGTCTCGAATTGATGGATGATCTGGATTCGCCAATTGATGTGAAAGGCAACACCGATGACGCTTTGAAAGCAAGCGGTGATGTACTGAGCGAATTGGATCTTCTCGGCGGCGAACAAAGCGGTAGTGGCTTGATCTCGGGCGATAGCGAAGATTTACTCGCTTCATCGAGTCTAGGCAGCAGTTTAGAACTGATGGGAATGAGCGACGAAAGCAGCGATGATTTGATGATCGCCGACGATGATGATGATTTGGTGATTAGTTCTGCCGAAAGCGACTTGTCGGTTGCCGGTGATAGCGGCATCAACTTGATGAGTCCCTCCGATAGCGGTTTGTCCCTTGAGAGTGAACCACTTGATCTGGCCAGTAGCAGCATTTCTTCGCTCGATCTTGGCAAGGATGACGGCAATGGCAGTGGCAGTGGCGTTGATTTTCAAGCGGATGAAGATTTCCAATTGTCGCCGTCCGGCATCGGCCTCGAGGCAGAACCAGAAAGCGGCTCGCAAGTGATCGAGGTCGAGGACTCTCAACCGATCGATGTCGAAGTGGCCGCGTTTGATGATCCGGCCGTCGGTTTACCTGGTGACGAATTCGGTGCCGAAGCGGTCGACGGATTTACGGATGCCGGCGGATTCGACGATGGCGATGGATTTGGGCAAGAAGCCGAAGAGGTCGGCATCGAATCAACCAGCAGCCGAGCTGCCGTTGGTGCGGCAGCGACTGGTACCATCGGCTACGAGGTTCCTTTCTCACTCTTGCAATGCGTTGCACTCGTGATGATCATCGCGATCATGAGTTTAGGCGGCATGTTGATGACCGACCTGCTTCGAAACATGTGGACGTACACCGAACCATCGGCACCCGTTAGCTCGTTGACCGATTCGCTCATCAGTTTGATGGGCTTGAATCCATAG
- a CDS encoding MotA/TolQ/ExbB proton channel family protein, with protein sequence MKRYQTDGSTDSGSGAPFSGVAWGSLGVLMAGAFYLVVKLTAWPPLERYFLGHPVAVAATLLFSIGAAILFGKFCQTTIQWNMLSSLRDEDLMLSRDSKTTAERWLETHDAGHVARHWLTQIRELPLRTRGSVLVRRLEEVLTRQSERGTSKQLPDDLRELSARDADVAYDSLGIVRIIVWAIPMLGFLGTVIGITQTLGGLDFTDGVAAVDRLKSGLYVAFDTTALGLVLSVVAIFLQFPIERSEQKLLSIIDARIGSLVSSGLPSDEASDNQVALIADLCEGIRVAVAESIESQATVWRQTIDVAKEHWQSVHQSDTNKIVEAFEESLKPALRSHAESLEQSSVVAADRWSQQWQQWQDSLAEHAEQISTVQQSMVDQYSALTKTNTRAGELVAMQHSIDSSLQQLSETNAAIERSVEASAGDGMADAMRILARAVDVLSQRMADSSRAIDSGNVQDEPFIFTQSIDEAHRVDADDHDTNQRRAA encoded by the coding sequence GTGAAACGCTATCAAACCGATGGATCAACGGATTCTGGCTCGGGTGCCCCGTTTAGTGGAGTTGCCTGGGGCTCCCTCGGCGTTCTGATGGCCGGCGCGTTCTATTTAGTCGTGAAATTGACCGCTTGGCCGCCACTCGAACGCTATTTCCTTGGCCACCCGGTCGCCGTTGCTGCGACGCTGCTGTTTTCGATTGGTGCTGCGATCCTATTCGGAAAGTTTTGCCAAACGACGATCCAATGGAACATGCTTTCGTCGCTACGCGATGAAGACCTGATGCTCAGCCGTGATTCCAAGACCACTGCCGAGCGATGGTTGGAAACACATGACGCTGGGCACGTGGCCCGACATTGGTTGACCCAAATCCGCGAGCTGCCACTCCGCACTCGCGGCAGTGTCCTGGTTCGCCGGCTCGAGGAAGTTTTGACGCGGCAATCCGAGCGTGGGACGTCGAAACAGCTGCCGGATGATTTGCGTGAATTGTCAGCACGTGATGCTGACGTCGCCTACGATTCGCTCGGCATTGTTCGCATCATCGTTTGGGCGATTCCCATGCTTGGGTTTCTTGGAACCGTCATCGGAATTACCCAGACTCTCGGTGGACTCGACTTTACCGACGGTGTTGCCGCAGTCGATCGACTGAAGAGCGGTTTGTATGTCGCGTTCGATACAACGGCACTCGGCTTGGTGTTGTCGGTGGTTGCCATTTTCTTGCAGTTTCCGATCGAGCGATCCGAGCAAAAACTGCTCTCGATTATCGATGCACGAATTGGAAGCTTGGTTTCATCCGGTCTGCCAAGCGATGAGGCATCCGATAACCAGGTCGCCTTGATTGCCGACCTTTGCGAAGGCATTCGCGTCGCGGTGGCCGAATCGATTGAAAGCCAAGCAACGGTATGGCGGCAAACCATCGATGTTGCCAAAGAACATTGGCAAAGCGTTCACCAAAGTGACACGAATAAGATTGTCGAAGCGTTCGAGGAATCGCTGAAACCGGCACTGCGAAGCCACGCCGAATCGCTCGAGCAATCATCCGTCGTGGCTGCTGATCGTTGGAGTCAGCAGTGGCAACAGTGGCAAGACAGTTTGGCCGAACATGCCGAACAAATCAGCACCGTCCAGCAATCGATGGTCGATCAGTACAGTGCGTTGACCAAAACGAATACTCGCGCCGGTGAGCTTGTTGCAATGCAGCATTCGATCGATTCGAGTTTGCAACAGCTTAGCGAAACCAATGCCGCAATCGAGCGCAGTGTCGAAGCCTCGGCGGGTGACGGGATGGCCGATGCGATGCGAATTCTTGCACGCGCGGTCGATGTGTTGTCGCAGCGGATGGCTGACTCTAGCCGAGCAATCGATTCTGGTAACGTGCAAGACGAGCCGTTCATCTTTACTCAATCGATCGACGAGGCACACCGCGTCGATGCGGATGATCACGACACGAACCAAAGGCGTGCAGCATGA
- a CDS encoding nucleoside hydrolase has product MTRKIIIDCDPGIDDAVALCMALFDPRLDVLAITATAGAVDSDQATANVTSILQHLDPQRYPRIGKAAVPEDAPVVDDRYLNGNDGLGGCDFHDSGRQHLPPSEKVIAELLRKYPDEVTVLCLGPLTNLARLSRRDPTVLELLDKVVISGGAISHAGNATAAAEFNMFFDAVGASEVFASATTKSMVPLDLSDSVRFGVDLLEKLPSKETRAGQFLHKLFSHAFLAAHEQLGRELIPLYDATTLLAILEPELFQWTNMAAKVETTGQLTRGMTVFDRRLRRKWPLNVEVATKIDGEAAKDMITRGLRYAGQLT; this is encoded by the coding sequence ATGACACGAAAAATAATAATTGATTGTGATCCAGGGATTGATGACGCCGTTGCACTTTGTATGGCGTTGTTCGACCCGCGGCTCGACGTATTGGCGATCACGGCTACGGCCGGGGCGGTCGATTCAGATCAAGCGACCGCCAATGTTACCTCTATTCTGCAGCACCTCGACCCTCAGCGATACCCACGAATTGGAAAAGCTGCGGTCCCCGAGGATGCACCGGTCGTCGACGATCGATATTTGAATGGTAACGATGGGCTGGGGGGCTGCGACTTTCATGATTCCGGGCGTCAGCATTTACCGCCTAGCGAAAAAGTAATCGCTGAACTCCTGCGAAAATACCCAGACGAAGTGACGGTGTTGTGTCTTGGACCGCTGACAAACCTCGCACGTCTAAGCCGCCGCGACCCAACCGTACTCGAGCTTCTTGATAAGGTCGTCATTAGTGGTGGGGCAATTTCCCACGCTGGCAATGCAACCGCAGCGGCTGAGTTTAACATGTTTTTCGATGCCGTCGGCGCCAGCGAGGTTTTTGCTTCGGCAACGACCAAAAGCATGGTTCCACTCGATCTATCCGATTCGGTTAGATTCGGGGTTGATCTACTTGAAAAGCTGCCATCGAAAGAGACGCGTGCGGGTCAGTTTTTGCACAAATTGTTTTCTCACGCGTTTTTAGCAGCTCACGAGCAACTCGGACGCGAATTGATCCCGCTCTACGACGCAACGACATTGTTGGCCATCCTTGAACCGGAGTTGTTCCAGTGGACCAATATGGCTGCGAAAGTCGAAACGACGGGCCAATTGACTCGCGGGATGACCGTTTTCGACCGGCGTCTACGCCGAAAATGGCCGCTCAATGTGGAGGTCGCTACCAAGATCGATGGTGAAGCTGCTAAGGATATGATTACCCGTGGCCTAAGATACGCTGGGCAATTGACTTGA
- the trpD gene encoding anthranilate phosphoribosyltransferase, with amino-acid sequence MICLFSTAIDQAKQGTDLSAEQTSDLIDAMLDGKAKEEQVAELLLALKRKGESVNELVGAAQAMRRHMTPIAHRHTILLDTCGTGGSGSGTFNISTAVAIVAAAAGVAVAKHGNRKASSKTGSADVLEVLGVPIESDASAVAERLDEDSICFCFAAKLHPAMKHVVGVRRKLGVKTLFNLLGPLCNPAGATHQLLGTPTPQTQAMVADAIRQLGTTRSFVVHAEDGQDEVSLSSTTKVVDVKPNQIVQYDWEPADFGLNAVTSDSLLAADPAESAKIICNLFDGQPGPCRDTVVAGTAAALMLVEKCNTLSDAVRLARETIDSGAARNKLDSLRK; translated from the coding sequence ATGATCTGTCTGTTTTCTACCGCCATTGACCAGGCCAAGCAAGGAACGGATTTGTCCGCAGAACAAACCAGTGATCTAATCGATGCAATGCTTGATGGCAAGGCAAAAGAGGAGCAAGTTGCCGAGCTGCTCTTGGCTTTGAAACGCAAAGGGGAATCTGTCAACGAATTGGTAGGGGCCGCCCAGGCGATGCGTCGGCACATGACGCCGATCGCCCATCGTCACACGATCTTGCTCGATACCTGTGGTACCGGCGGTAGCGGCAGCGGAACGTTTAACATTAGTACCGCGGTCGCGATCGTCGCCGCCGCCGCTGGCGTTGCTGTTGCGAAACACGGCAACCGCAAAGCTTCGAGCAAGACCGGATCGGCCGACGTGCTAGAGGTGCTAGGCGTTCCCATCGAGTCCGATGCCTCCGCCGTCGCCGAGCGTCTTGACGAGGATAGCATCTGTTTTTGTTTTGCAGCGAAACTGCACCCGGCAATGAAGCATGTCGTCGGCGTGCGACGAAAACTAGGCGTGAAAACCTTGTTCAATCTGCTCGGCCCCCTCTGCAACCCCGCAGGGGCGACGCACCAATTGTTGGGAACGCCGACACCCCAAACTCAAGCCATGGTCGCTGATGCGATTCGCCAACTGGGCACCACTCGCTCATTCGTCGTTCATGCTGAAGATGGACAAGACGAAGTATCACTCAGTAGTACAACGAAAGTGGTCGATGTGAAACCGAACCAAATCGTACAATATGACTGGGAACCCGCAGATTTCGGCTTGAATGCCGTCACAAGTGATTCGCTACTTGCTGCTGATCCGGCTGAGAGTGCTAAAATCATTTGCAACCTCTTTGACGGGCAACCGGGACCCTGCCGAGATACCGTGGTCGCCGGCACCGCCGCTGCATTGATGCTCGTCGAAAAATGCAACACGCTTTCAGACGCGGTCAGGTTGGCTCGGGAAACGATCGATAGTGGTGCAGCACGAAATAAACTCGATTCGTTAAGAAAATAG
- a CDS encoding Gfo/Idh/MocA family protein — translation MAKYKVVGINFDHFHMGDLLRHAYDHPEVELVGICDLQPERMLDAVKAFSLSEDAVFTDYQKCLETTQPDLAILCPAAAEHGEWVEKVAPFGCDIMVEKPFAATLAEADRMIAAMNASGRRLAINWPLAWMPSHCTAKRLIDEGQIGDVIEVHHYGGNRGPLWHVADKIERTKEQVDKEKPNSWFYKASAGGGSLLDYAGYGTTLATWYMNGRKPIEVTCVVDQPVGLEVDEHSIIICRYESGLSKMETRWGTFTDPWTHQPQPKCGFVIVGTDGTISSLDYGKTINIQTRDCPEGKPVPSDVLQAPRQDPVQYMVNLFNEERDVEGILSTKISRIGQQIVDSAVRSANEKRTVSLLN, via the coding sequence ATGGCCAAGTACAAAGTAGTCGGAATCAATTTTGACCATTTCCACATGGGCGACTTACTGCGTCACGCTTACGATCATCCCGAAGTCGAACTCGTTGGAATTTGTGACCTGCAGCCTGAGCGAATGCTCGATGCGGTGAAAGCCTTTTCGCTTTCGGAGGATGCAGTCTTTACCGACTATCAAAAATGCCTGGAAACGACGCAGCCCGATTTGGCGATCCTTTGCCCCGCCGCAGCGGAGCATGGCGAATGGGTTGAAAAAGTAGCACCGTTTGGGTGTGATATCATGGTCGAAAAACCATTTGCCGCAACGCTTGCCGAGGCCGATCGAATGATTGCCGCGATGAATGCATCGGGTCGACGGTTGGCAATCAATTGGCCTCTGGCGTGGATGCCATCCCATTGCACCGCCAAACGTTTAATTGACGAAGGCCAAATCGGCGATGTCATCGAAGTGCATCATTACGGGGGTAACCGCGGTCCCCTTTGGCACGTCGCCGACAAAATCGAGCGAACGAAGGAACAAGTGGACAAGGAGAAGCCGAATAGCTGGTTCTATAAAGCGAGCGCGGGTGGTGGATCGCTTCTCGATTACGCTGGCTATGGAACAACCCTAGCCACTTGGTACATGAACGGACGCAAGCCGATCGAAGTCACGTGCGTCGTCGACCAACCGGTCGGCCTCGAGGTTGACGAGCATAGTATCATCATTTGTCGCTATGAGTCGGGACTTTCTAAAATGGAAACGCGATGGGGAACGTTCACCGATCCATGGACCCATCAGCCGCAGCCAAAGTGTGGTTTCGTGATCGTTGGAACCGATGGCACGATCTCGTCGTTGGACTATGGCAAAACCATCAACATTCAAACTCGCGATTGCCCCGAAGGGAAACCGGTGCCTTCGGACGTATTGCAAGCACCAAGGCAAGACCCGGTTCAGTATATGGTGAATTTATTTAACGAGGAACGCGATGTTGAAGGCATTCTAAGTACCAAGATTAGTCGTATTGGCCAACAGATTGTTGATTCCGCTGTTCGCAGTGCCAACGAAAAACGAACCGTTTCATTGCTCAATTAG
- a CDS encoding type III polyketide synthase has translation MKIHALGTSLPSHSIAQSDSAEIAATLCCENDQHRRLLTTLYRRTGVKSRHSVLLDPIPVDDVAGADFAERHSRPSHSRSSHSRSSHSRPSHSRSNGAIDGEPAPAGVNSAVATSPFDQQTFYPPAQHSHDRGPTTGQRSKAYRIHAAKLAIDAAMDALSQCEIAADSITHLVTVSCTGFQAPGVDVALISALGLPATVSRTHVGFMGCHGAINGLRIAKAFADSVPDARVLLVAVELCSLHQQYGWNHDRIVSNALFADGAAAIVGSVGEIGRRQSAIELQDSYSLIIPNTEAMMSWEIGDHGYEMFLSAEVPDIIRHATNDALSKWLAKSGLTLSDIRSWAIHPGGPRILDACSDALNLQACDLESSRSVLSRCGNMSSPTVLFVLKELLDAGRSAPTLMLGFGPGLAMEAAIFS, from the coding sequence ATGAAAATTCATGCACTGGGAACTTCGCTGCCTTCGCACTCCATCGCGCAAAGCGACTCAGCGGAGATCGCGGCCACGCTGTGCTGCGAAAATGACCAACACCGACGACTACTCACGACGCTTTATCGACGAACCGGCGTGAAGTCGAGGCACAGTGTCCTGCTCGATCCCATTCCGGTTGACGATGTCGCTGGAGCCGACTTTGCCGAGCGTCATTCACGGCCCAGCCATTCACGGTCCAGTCATTCACGGTCCAGTCATTCACGGCCCAGTCATTCACGGTCCAATGGGGCGATTGATGGCGAGCCAGCGCCTGCGGGCGTCAATTCAGCGGTGGCGACCTCTCCTTTTGATCAGCAAACCTTTTACCCTCCCGCTCAACATTCGCACGATCGTGGCCCGACGACGGGGCAACGTTCTAAGGCCTACCGCATTCATGCTGCGAAGTTGGCGATTGACGCGGCCATGGATGCATTGTCCCAGTGCGAGATAGCTGCTGATTCGATTACCCATCTCGTCACCGTCTCCTGTACCGGTTTCCAAGCTCCCGGAGTCGACGTCGCACTGATTTCCGCACTCGGGCTACCGGCTACCGTTTCTCGCACCCATGTTGGCTTCATGGGGTGCCATGGAGCGATCAATGGGCTGCGTATCGCGAAAGCCTTTGCTGACAGCGTCCCAGACGCCCGCGTGCTTCTCGTTGCTGTCGAGCTATGCTCGTTACATCAACAATATGGTTGGAATCACGATCGGATCGTCTCTAACGCACTGTTTGCGGATGGGGCAGCGGCAATCGTTGGTTCCGTTGGTGAAATCGGTCGCAGGCAATCAGCAATCGAGTTGCAAGATTCCTACTCATTGATTATTCCAAATACCGAAGCGATGATGAGCTGGGAAATTGGCGATCATGGGTACGAAATGTTTCTATCCGCAGAGGTCCCTGATATCATTCGTCACGCCACAAACGACGCCCTGAGCAAGTGGCTAGCCAAGTCCGGTTTAACACTTTCGGATATAAGGTCATGGGCGATTCATCCCGGCGGCCCACGAATCCTAGACGCTTGCTCGGATGCATTGAACTTGCAGGCCTGCGATCTGGAATCCTCTCGATCGGTACTAAGTCGGTGTGGCAATATGTCATCACCCACGGTACTATTTGTTTTAAAAGAATTACTTGATGCAGGGCGTTCTGCTCCAACGCTAATGCTTGGTTTTGGTCCAGGCCTAGCAATGGAAGCAGCAATCTTTTCTTAA
- a CDS encoding serine/threonine-protein kinase: protein MPVSSPNDEYERFIEICLQQELLSHEDADTLRETVTNRGGWIGQTALQKGILSPTDLDIAESLQYPTRVVPSYEILSLIGRGGMGVVYRARQLDLERTVALKTILANQISNPVSTARFEREAKSLARLQHPNIVQALNFGRHEGRYHFAMEYVEGRTCEQAIRDEGPLPLATVWSIVRQVASGLLHAFNHDLIHRDIKPANLILLSPPEGSFMPKGSEMVKITDFGLAIFVDPHTQDMKLTSSDKLVGSPAYMSPEQFGGEAVDFKTDMYALGATAWHLIFGAPPFQGRSIAHLSLEKSKPLAIELAELPIVIPGEQLSLLMEMISPNPDHRPASYETLIDRVDRFSDYQSRIRQGAIVSTSSHEDVTQSIGISAVAQTDAVPIASPTPNTSAWVSRRSVGAIAGILVLICLLGGIWMLRKTVRGPRLYTQIVTSTPLYDGETLSGWAIGGSMIGAWKTMEAPDASTAIVSTSRRSAITRELPVVDHPRISLFVWPDVHSGTVDIDFAVDAADRLDVRGCLRFSESGVTLGTKNSDFDELKQVPLLSAPLYQNDRYMVVDIERQVDDWYVFLEEQPVGTISFDRIGDTGSLRLVIDGSSVKEFQPPLAYFSDARIENLATP from the coding sequence ATGCCTGTTTCCAGTCCTAATGATGAGTATGAGCGTTTCATTGAAATTTGCTTACAGCAAGAATTGCTGAGCCATGAAGATGCGGATACTCTGCGAGAAACGGTGACCAACCGAGGCGGATGGATTGGGCAAACGGCACTGCAAAAAGGAATCTTGTCACCAACGGATCTCGATATCGCCGAATCGTTACAGTACCCGACGCGGGTCGTTCCGAGCTATGAAATTTTGTCACTGATTGGACGCGGCGGGATGGGAGTCGTCTACCGAGCAAGGCAGCTCGATTTAGAGCGGACGGTTGCACTCAAAACGATTCTTGCCAATCAGATAAGTAATCCTGTATCGACGGCTCGTTTTGAACGTGAAGCCAAGTCATTGGCTCGGCTTCAGCATCCCAATATCGTTCAAGCATTGAACTTCGGTCGCCATGAGGGACGTTACCATTTCGCGATGGAATACGTCGAGGGCCGCACTTGCGAGCAAGCGATTCGAGACGAAGGACCATTGCCGCTGGCGACGGTTTGGAGCATCGTACGGCAGGTGGCATCGGGACTACTTCATGCGTTCAACCACGATTTGATTCATCGAGATATCAAACCCGCCAATTTGATCTTGTTATCACCCCCGGAGGGATCGTTCATGCCCAAGGGATCGGAGATGGTTAAGATCACTGACTTCGGCTTAGCCATTTTTGTGGATCCTCATACTCAGGACATGAAGCTGACATCGTCTGACAAATTGGTCGGCAGTCCCGCGTACATGTCACCCGAGCAATTCGGTGGCGAAGCTGTCGATTTTAAGACGGACATGTATGCACTGGGGGCGACCGCTTGGCATTTGATATTTGGTGCGCCACCTTTTCAAGGTCGCAGCATTGCGCATCTGAGTCTCGAAAAATCGAAGCCACTCGCGATCGAATTGGCAGAACTGCCGATCGTGATTCCAGGTGAGCAATTGTCATTATTGATGGAAATGATTTCGCCCAATCCTGATCATCGACCAGCTTCCTATGAAACCTTGATCGATCGGGTTGACCGATTCTCCGATTACCAATCGAGGATTCGTCAGGGAGCAATTGTGTCAACGTCGAGTCACGAAGATGTGACTCAGTCCATTGGGATTTCCGCTGTCGCACAAACGGACGCAGTGCCTATCGCATCGCCAACGCCCAACACCTCCGCGTGGGTATCACGACGATCGGTTGGGGCAATTGCGGGGATACTCGTTTTGATATGCTTGCTCGGCGGCATTTGGATGCTAAGAAAAACAGTCCGCGGGCCGAGACTCTACACACAGATTGTAACATCGACTCCACTTTATGATGGCGAAACGTTAAGCGGTTGGGCGATTGGCGGTTCGATGATCGGTGCGTGGAAGACAATGGAAGCTCCCGACGCTTCGACAGCGATCGTGTCGACATCACGTCGTAGCGCGATTACGAGAGAATTGCCTGTGGTCGACCATCCCCGTATCAGTTTGTTTGTTTGGCCAGACGTTCACTCGGGAACCGTCGACATTGACTTTGCCGTTGATGCAGCCGATCGCCTCGATGTTCGCGGTTGCCTACGGTTCAGCGAATCGGGAGTGACACTCGGAACCAAAAACTCTGATTTTGACGAATTGAAACAAGTCCCCCTGCTCTCGGCCCCGCTGTATCAAAACGACCGCTACATGGTGGTCGACATCGAGCGGCAAGTTGATGATTGGTATGTTTTTTTAGAAGAGCAACCGGTCGGCACCATCTCGTTTGACCGCATTGGCGATACGGGTTCGCTGCGGTTGGTCATCGACGGGTCGAGTGTCAAAGAATTCCAACCACCGCTGGCATACTTCTCCGACGCGCGAATTGAAAACTTGGCGACTCCGTGA
- a CDS encoding DUF167 domain-containing protein, whose translation MFTIQPYETHCTFDVHVTAKAKQTSIGGHFDGALKVSVTAPADKGKANQAVIKLIAKTLKVAKSRVEVLRGKTSRRKTIAVHEAVPSDLDVLRNLFS comes from the coding sequence ATGTTTACGATTCAACCCTATGAAACTCATTGCACCTTCGATGTCCATGTGACAGCGAAGGCAAAGCAAACTTCGATCGGTGGTCATTTTGACGGGGCATTAAAAGTCTCGGTCACCGCGCCTGCGGATAAGGGCAAAGCGAACCAGGCGGTTATCAAGCTCATTGCCAAGACGTTAAAAGTTGCCAAGAGCCGCGTCGAGGTGCTGCGAGGCAAAACGTCTCGACGCAAAACGATCGCGGTACATGAGGCAGTCCCCAGCGATTTAGATGTATTGCGAAACCTATTTTCTTAA
- the coaD gene encoding pantetheine-phosphate adenylyltransferase → MPTQRTAVYTGSFDPITLGHLHIIDRAAKLFDTLVIGIGINADKRPLFDTSQRVALVETVTRPFENVVVDVFSGLAVDFVRKMNAHIMVRGIRPLTDTAGEFTMMMANHQLDPGIETVFLMADEQYTHVSSSLLKQIASVSDDDGQLAKFVPSQVIPALRARMKNH, encoded by the coding sequence ATGCCGACTCAACGCACTGCCGTCTACACTGGGTCGTTTGATCCAATCACGCTTGGTCATCTTCATATCATCGACCGAGCCGCAAAGCTGTTCGACACGTTGGTAATTGGCATCGGCATCAATGCGGACAAACGCCCGTTGTTCGATACTTCGCAGAGAGTGGCTTTGGTTGAAACGGTGACCCGTCCATTTGAAAACGTTGTCGTCGATGTCTTTTCGGGTCTAGCGGTCGATTTTGTCCGCAAAATGAATGCGCATATCATGGTTCGCGGGATCCGTCCGCTGACCGATACCGCAGGCGAATTCACGATGATGATGGCCAACCACCAACTCGATCCAGGCATTGAAACCGTTTTCTTAATGGCGGATGAGCAGTACACGCACGTCAGTAGTTCGCTGCTCAAACAGATCGCATCGGTTAGCGATGATGACGGACAATTGGCGAAGTTTGTGCCTTCGCAAGTCATTCCCGCGCTAAGAGCTCGGATGAAGAACCACTAG